Proteins found in one Equus przewalskii isolate Varuska chromosome 20, EquPr2, whole genome shotgun sequence genomic segment:
- the NOTCH3 gene encoding neurogenic locus notch homolog protein 3 isoform X1, with the protein MGPGARGPRRRRRPMSPRLPPLPSLRALSLLLLLAGPGAAAPPCLDGSPCANGGRCTQLPSREAACLCPPGWVGERCQLEDPCHSGPCAGRGVCQSSVVAGTARFSCRCPRGFRGPDCSLPDPCLSSPCAHGARCSVGPDGRYICSCPPGYQGRSCRSDVDECRVGGPCRHGGTCLNTPGSFHCQCPAGYTGPLCENPAVPCAPSPCRNGGTCRQGGDLSYDCACLPGFEGQNCEVNVDDCPGHRCLNGGTCVDGVNTYNCQCPPEWTGQFCTEDVDECQLQPNACHNGGTCFNTLGGHSCVCVNGWTGESCSQNIDDCATAVCFHGATCHDRVASFYCACPMGKTGLLCHLDDACVSNPCHEDAICDTNPVNGRAICTCPPGFTGGACDQDVDECSIGANPCEHLGRCVNTQGSFLCQCGRGYTGPRCETDVNECLSGPCRNQATCLDRIGQFTCICMAGFTGTFCEVDMDECQSSPCVNGGVCKDRVNGFSCTCPSGFSGAMCQLDVDECASTPCRNGAKCVDQPDGYECRCAEGFEGTLCELNVDDCSPDPCHHGRCVDGIASFSCACAPGYTGTRCESQVDECRSQPCRHGGKCLDLVDKYLCRCPPGTTGVNCEVNIDDCASNPCTFGVCRDGINRYDCVCQPGFTGPLCNVEINECASSPCGEGGSCVDRENGFHCLCPPGSLPPLCLPPSHPCAQEPCSHGVCHDAPGGFRCVCEPGWSGPRCSQSLARDACESQPCQAGSTCTTDGMGFRCICPPGVQGRQCELLSPCSPNPCEHGGHCESAPGQLAVCSCPPGWQGPRCQQDVDECAGPSPCGPHGACTNLAGSFSCTCHSGYSGPSCDQDIDDCNPNPCLNGGSCQDGVGSFLCSCLPGFAGPRCALDVDECLSSPCGPGTCADHVASFACTCPPGYGGFRCEQDLPDCSPSSCFNGGTCVDGVNSFSCLCRPGYTGAHCQHEADPCLSRPCLHGGICTAAHPGFRCTCPEGFTGVQCQTLVDWCSRAPCQNGGRCARTGASFHCLCAPGWSGRLCDVQSLPCREAAAQIGVRLEQLCQAGGQCVDKDSSHYCMCPEGRTGSYCEQEVDPCLAQPCQHGGTCRGYMGGYVCECPAGYTGDNCEDDVDDCASQPCQHGGFCIDLVARYLCSCPPGTLGVLCEINEDDCGPGPPLALGPQCLHNGTCVDLVGGFRCTCPPGYTGLRCEADINECRLGACHAAHTRDCLQDPGGGFHCLCRAGFTGPRCQTVLSPCESQPCQHGGQCRPSPGPGGALTFTCHCVPPFWGPHCERVAHSCRELQCPAGVPCQQTARGPRCACPPGLSGPACRGFRGSPPGAANASCAASPCLHGGSCQPAPLAPFFRCACAPGWAGPRCEGPVAAPEASEEPRCLSAACAAKSGDRRCDRDCNSPGCGWDGGDCSLSVGDPWRQCAALQCWRLFNNSRCDPACSAPACLYDNFDCRAGGGRACNPVYEKYCADHFADGRCDQGCNTEECGWDGLDCAGDVPALLARGVLVLTVLLPPEELLRSSADFLQRLSGILRTALRFRLDEHGQAMVFPYHRPGPGLEPRNRRELAPEVIGSVVMLEIDNRLCLQSPENDHCFPDAQSAADYLGALSAVERLDFPYPLRAARGEPLELPLPRVPLLPLLAASAVFLLVILVLGVMVARRKREHSTLWFPEGFALHKEVAAGHKGRREPVGQDALGMKNMAKGESLMGEVATDWMDTECPEAKRLKVEEPSVGAEDAVDCRQWTQHHLVAADIRVAPAMALTPPQGDADADGMDVNVRGPDGFTPLMLASFCGGALEPMPTEEDEAEDTSASIISDLICQGAQLGARTDRTGETALHLAARYARADAAKRLLDAGADTNAQDHSGRTPLHTAVTADAQGVFQILIRNRSTDLDARMADGSTALILAARLAVEGMVEELIASHADVNAVDELGKSALHWAAAVNNVEATLALLKNGANKDMQDSKEETPLFLAAREGSYEAAKLLLDHFANREITDHLDRLPRDVAQERLHQDIVRLLDQPAGPRSPPGPPGLGPLLCPPGAFLPGLKAAPAAAKKSRRPPGKAALGPQGARGRGKKLTLACPGPLAESSVTLSPVDSLDSPRPFGGPPASPGAFALEAPYAAAPAAVPLGGAGRTGLGRQPPAGCVLSLGLLNPVAVPLDWARLPPPAPPAPSFLLPLAPGPPLLSPGTPVSPRERPPPYLAAPGRGEEYPAGGAHGSPPKARFLRVPSEHPYLTPSPESPEHWASPSPPALSDWSDSTPSPAAAPGSLPAQALPLPAPGPRAQAQTQLGPQREVAPKRQVLA; encoded by the exons GCCCTGACTGCTCCCTGCCAGACCCTTGCCTCAGCAGTCCCTGTGCCCACGGTGCCCGCTGCTCGGTGGGGCCTGACGGCCGCTACATCTGCTCCTGCCCACCTGGCTACCAGGGCCGCAGCTGCCGAAGCGACGTGGATGAGTGCCGGGTGGGCGGGCCCTGCCGCCACGGGGGCACCTGCCTCAACACGCCTGGCTCCTTCCACTGCCAGTGCCCAGCTGGCTACACGGGGCCACTGTGTGAGAACCCCGCAGTGCCCTGTGCCCCCTCGCCATGCCGTAATGGGGGTACCTGTAGACAGGGTGGCGATCTCAGCTATGACTGCGCCTGCCTTCCTG GGTTCGAGGGCCAGAACTGTGAAGTAAATGTGGACGACTGTCCAGGGCACCGATGTCTAAATGGGGGGACGTGTGTGGATGGCGTCAACACCTACAACTGCCAGTGCCCTCCTGAGTGGACAG GCCAATTCTGCACGGAGGATGTGGATGAGTGTCAGTTGCAGCCCAATGCTTGCCACAATGGGGGCACCTGCTTCAACACTCTGGGTGGCcacagctgtgtgtgtgtcaATGGCTGGACAGGCGAGAGCTGCAGTCAGAATATCGATGACTGTGCCACGGCCGTATGCTTCCATGGGGCCACCTGCCATGACCGCGTGGCCTCCTTCTACTGTGCCTGCCCCATGGGCAAGACTG GGCTTCTGTGTCATCTGGATGATGCCTGTGTCAGCAACCCTTGTCACGAGGATGCTATCTGTGACACTAACCCAGTGAACGGCCGGGCCATCTGCACCTGTCCACCGGGCTTCACTGGCGGGGCGTGTGACCAGGATGTGGATGAGTGCTCCATCG GCGCCAACCCTTGTGAGCACCTGGGCAGGTGCGTGAACACACAGGGCTCATTCCTGTGCCAGTGTGGCCGCGGCTACACTGGCCCGCGCTGCGAGACCGACGTCAACGAGTGCCTGTCAGGGCCCTGCCGCAACCAGGCCACGTGCCTCGACCGCATAGGACAGTTCACCTGTATCTGCATGGCGG GCTTCACGGGCACCTTTTGCGAGGTGGACATGGACGAGTGTCAGAGCAGCCCGTGTGTCAACGGCGGGGTCTGCAAGGACAGAGTCAACGGCTTCAGCTGCACCTGCCCCTCAG gcTTCAGCGGGGCCATGTGTCAGCTGGACGTGGACGAGTGCGCCAGCACACCCTGCCGGAACGGAGCCAAGTGCGTGGACCAGCCTGATGGCTATGAATGCCGCTGCGCAGAGG GCTTCGAGGGCACGCTCTGTGAGCTCAACGTGGATGACTGCTCGCCGGACCCGTGCCATCACGGGCGCTGCGTGGATGGCATCGCCAGCTTCTCGTGCGCCTGTGCGCCGGGCTACACGGGCACGCGCTGCGAGAGCCAGGTGGACGAGTGCCGCAGCCAGCCCTGCCGCCACGGGGGCAAATGCCTAGACCTGGTGGACAAATACCTCTGCCGCTGCCCTCCCGGCACCACag GTGTGAACTGCGAGGTGAACATCGATGACTGTGCTAGCAACCCCTGCACCTTTGGGGTCTGCCGTGACGGCATCAACCGCTACGACTGTGTCTGCCAGCCTGGCTTCACAG GGCCCCTTTGCAACGTGGAGATCAACGAGTGTGCGTCCAGCCCGTGCGGCGAGGGAGGCTCCTGCGTGGACAGGGAGAACGGTTTCCACTGCCTCTGCCCACctggctccctgcccccactctgCCTCCCCCCCAGCCATCCCTGTGCCCAAGAACCCTGCAGTCACGGCGTCTGCCACGATGCACCCGGAGG GTTCCGCTGTGTGTGTGAACCTGGCTGGAGTGGACCCCGGTGCAGCCAGAGCCTCGCTCGAGATGCCTGTGAATCCCAGCCCTGTCAGGCTGGCAGCACCTGCACCACTGATGGAATGGGCTTCCGCTGCATCTGCCCCCCTGGTGTCCAGG GCCGCCAGTGTGAGCTGCTGTCTCCCTGTTCCCCAAACCCCTGTGAGCATGGAGGCCACTGCGAGTCTGCCCCTGGCCAGCTGGCTGTCTGCTCCTGCCCCCCTGGCTGGCAAG GCCCGCGATGCCAGCAGGATGTGGACGAGTGTGCCGGCCCCTCACCCTGTGGCCCCCATGGTGCCTGCACCAACCTGGCAGGGAGTTTCAGCTGTACCTGCCACAGCGGGTACAGTGGCCCTTCCTGTGATCAGGACATTGATGACTGCAACCCCA ACCCCTGCCTCAACGGTGGCTCGTGCCAGGACGGCGTGGGCTCCTTTTTGTGTTCCTGCCTCCCTGGCTTCGCTGGCCCCCGCTGCGCCCTGGACGTGGATGAGTGTCTCAGCAGCCCGTGCGGCCCCGGCACCTGTGCCGACCACGTGGCTTCCTTCGCCTGCACCTGCCCGCCCGGTTACGGAGGCTTCCGCTGCGAGCAGGACCTACCTGACTGCAGCCCCAG CTCCTGCTTCAATGGCGGGACCTGCGTGGACGGCGTGAACTCCTTCAGCTGTCTGTGCCGCCCCGGCTACACTGGTGCACACTGCCAGCATGAGGCCGACCCCTGTCTCTCTCGGCCCTGCCTGCACGGGGGCATCTGCACTGCTGCCCACCCTGGCTTCCGCTGCACCTGCCCAGAGGGCTTCACTGGCGTTCAGTGCCAG ACGCTGGTAGACTGGTGCAGCCGTGCGCCCTGTCAGAACGGGGGTCGCTGTGCCCGGACCGGGgcctccttccactgcctttgTGCCCCGGGGTGGAGCGGCCGCCTCTGTGACGTCCAGAGCCTGCCCTGCAGGGAGGCCGCAGCCCAGATCG GGGTGCGGCTGGAGCAGCTGTGTCAGGCTGGTGGGCAGTGCGTGGACAAGGACAGCTCCCACTACTGCATGTGCCCAGAGGGCCGCACAGGCAGCTACTGTGAGCAGGAGGTGGACCCCTGCCTGGCCCAGCCGTGCCAGCATGGGGGCACCTGCCGTGGCTACATGGGGGGTTATGTGTGCGAG TGTCCGGCTGGCTACACTGGTGACAACTGTGAGGATGATGTGGATGACTgtgcctcccagccctgccagcacggGGGCTTCTGCATTGACCTTGTGGCCCGCTATCTCTGCTCCTGCCCCCCTGGGACGCTGG GCGTGCTCTGTGAGATCAATGAGGACGACTGTGGCCCGGGCCCACCCCTGGCCCTGGGCCCCCAGTGCCTGCACAACGGTACCTGCGTGGACCTGGTGGGTGGCTTCCGCTGCACCTGCCCCCCGGGTTATACGGGCCTGCGCTGCGAGGCGGACATTAATGAGTGTCGCCTGGGCGCCTGCCATGCTGCACACACCCGGGACTGCCTGCAGGACCCCGGTGGGGGCTTCCACTGCCTTTGCAGAGCTGGCTTCACGG GTCCCCGCTGTCAGACTGTCCTGTCTCCCTGCGAGTCCCAGCCATGCCAGCATGGAGGCCAGTGCCGTCCCAGCCCGGGCCCTGGGGGTGCGCTGACCTTCACCTGCCACTGCGTCCCG CCGTTCTGGGGCCCCCACTGCGAGCGGGTGGCGCACTCCTGCCGGGAGCTGCAGTGCCCGGCGGGCGTCCCGTGCCAGCAGACCGCCCGTGGACCGCGCTGCGCCTGCCCCCCGGGGCTGTCGGGGCCCGCCTGCCGGGGCTTCCGGGGGTCGCCGCCGGGGGCCGCCAACGCCAGCTGCGCCGCCTCCCCCTGCCTCCACGGGGGCTCCTGCCAGCCCGCGCCGCTCGCACCCTTCTTCCGCTGCGCGTGCGCGCCGGGCTGGGCCGGGCCGCGCTGCGAGGGCCCGGTGGCGGCGCCCGAGGCGTCCGAGGAGCCGCGGTGCCTGAGCGCTGCCTGCGCGGCCAAGAGCGGAGACCGGCGCTGCGACCGCGACTGCAACAGTCCGGGCTGCGGCTGGGACGGCGGCGACTGCTCGCTGAGCGTGGGCGACCCCTGGCGGCAGTGCGCGGCGCTGCAGTGCTGGCGCCTCTTCAACAACAGCCGCTGCGACCCCGCGTGCAGCGCGCCCGCCTGCCTCTACGACAACTTTGACTGCCGCGCCGGCGGGGGCCGCGCCTGCAA CCCGGTGTACGAGAAGTACTGCGCGGACCACTTTGCCGATGGCCGCTGCGACCAGGGCTGCAACACGGAGGAGTGTGGCTGGGATGGGCTGGACTGTGCCGGCGATGTGCCGGCGCTGCTGGCCCGCGGTGTGCTGGTGCTCACGGTGCTGCTGCCGCCCGAGGAGCTGCTGCGCTCCAGCGCCGACTTCCTGCAGCGGCTCAGCGGCATCCTGCGCACCGCGCTGCGCTTCCGCCTGGATGAGCACGGCCAGGCCATGGTCTTCCCCTACCACCGGCCTGGTCCCGGTTTGGAACCCCGGAACCGGCGGGAGCTGGCCCCAGAGGTGATCGG CTCTGTGGTGATGCTGGAGATTGACAACCGGCTGTGCCTGCAGTCGCCAGAGAATGACCACTGCTTCCCTGACGCGCAGAGCGCGGCTGACTACCTGGGGGCGCTGTCGGCGGTGGAGCGCCTGGACTTTCCATACCCACTGCGAGCGGCGCGGG GGGAGCCGCTGGAGCTGCCACTGCCGCGGGTGCCACTGCTGCCGCTGCTGGCTGCGAGCGCCGTCTTCCTGTTGGTCATCCTCGTCCTGGGCGTCATGGTGGCCCGGCGCAAGCGGGAGCACAGCACCCTCTGGTTCCCCGAGGGCTTTGCGCTGCACAAGGAGGTGGCCGCTGGTCACAAGGGCCGGCGGGAGCCCGTGGGCCAGGATGCACTGGGCATGAA GAACATGGCCAAGGGCGAGAGTCTGATGGGGGAGGTGGCTACAGATTGGATGGACACGGAGTGCCCGGAGGCCAAGCGACTGAAG GTGGAGGAGCCCAGCGTGGGGGCTGAGGATGCTGTGGATTGCCGCCAGTGGACTCAACACCACCTGGTTGCTGCTGACATCCGCGTGGCACCAGCCATGGCATTGACTCCACCGCAGGGTGACGCGGATGCTGATGGCATGGATGTCAATGTGCGTGGCCCAG ATGGCTTCACCCCGCTAATGCTGGCCTCCTTCTGTGGGGGCGCCCTGGAGCCAATGCCGACTGAGGAGGACGAGGCAGAAGATACATCAGCCAGCATCATCTCAGACCTGATCTGCCAGGGGGCCCAGCTCGGGGCACGCACTGACCGCACGGGAGAGACAGCCCTGCACTTGGCTGCCCGCTATGCCCGGGCTGATGCGGCCAAAAGGCTCCTGGATGCTGGGGCGGACACCAATGCCCAGGACCACTCGGGCCGCACCCCCCTGCACACGGCCGTCACTGCCGATGCCCAGGGTGTCTTCCAG aTTCTTATCCGGAACCGCTCCACAGACCTGGATGCCCGCATGGCGGACGGCTCCACGGCACTGATCCTGGCGGCCCGCCTGGCGGTGGAGGGCATGGTGGAGGAGCTCATTGCCAGCCACGCTGATGTCAATGCCGTGGATGAGCTTG GGAAATCAGCCTTACATTGGGCTGCAGCTGTCAACAATGTGGAGGCCACCTTGGCCCTGCTCAAAAATGGAGCCAACAAGGACATGCAGGATAGCAAG GAGGAGACCCCGCTGTTCCTGGCCGCCCGGGAGGGCAGCTACGAGGCTGCCAAGCTGCTGCTGGACCACTTCGCCAACCGGGAGATCACCGACCACCTGGACAGGCTGCCGCGCGACGTGGCGCAGGAGCGGCTGCACCAGGACATCGTGCGCCTGCTGGACCAGCCCGCGGGGCCGCGCAGCCCGCCCGGCCCGCCCGGCCTCGGGCCCCTGCTCTGCCCGCCGGGGGCCTTCCTCCCGGGCCTCAAGGCGGCGCCCGCGGCCGCCAAGAAGAGCCGCAGGCCGCCGGGGAAGGCGGCGCTGGGGCCGCAGGGCGCGCGGGGCCGGGGCAAGAAGCTGACGCTGGCCTGCCCGGGCCCGCTGGCCGAGAGCTCCGTCACGCTCTCGCCCGTGGACTCGCTGGACTCGCCGCGGCCCTTCGGGGGGCCCCCCGCGTCCCCCGGCGCCTTCGCCCTCGAGGCGCCCTACGCCGCGGCCCCCGCGGCCGTGCCGCTCGGGGGCGCGGGTCGCACGGGCCTTGGGCGCCAGCCCCCCGCGGGCTGCGTGCTCAGCCTGGGGCTGCTGAACCCGGTGGCCGTGCCCCTCGACTGGGCCCGGCTgcccccgcccgcgccgcccgcgccctCGTTCCTGCTGCCGCTGGCGCCGGGGCCCCCGCTGCTGAGCCCCGGGACCCCCGTGTCCCCCCGCGAGCGGCCCCCGCCATACCTGGCGGCCCCGGGGCGCGGCGAGGAGTACCCAGCAGGCGGAGCCCACGGCAGCCCCCCCAAGGCCCGCTTCCTGCGGGTCCCCAGCGAGCACCCTTACCTGACCCCGTCCCCCGAGTCCCCCgagcactgggccagcccctcgccTCCCGCCCTCTCGGACTGGTCCGACTCCACGCCCAGCCCGGCCGCCGCCCCCGGGTCCCTGCCCGCGCAGGCGCTGCCCCTGCCCGCGCCCGGCCCCCGGGCTCAGGCCCAGACCCAGCTGGGGCCCCAGCGGGAAGTCGCCCCCAAGAGGCAGGTGTTGGCCTGA